A part of Halobaculum sp. MBLA0143 genomic DNA contains:
- the sufB gene encoding Fe-S cluster assembly protein SufB, with protein MSSEQDELKQTDTEARFDFKKEEKSAFQTEKGLTEETIRLISEDKDEPDWMLERRLRALQQFHEMPMPTDWPGQPDLSEVDVDEIVPYIRPDVEARGGAENWEDLPEEIQDTFDKLGIPEAEKNALSGVGAQYESEVVYQNMQERWEDKGVIFCDMDKAVQEHEEIVREHFMTKAVPPSDNKFAALHGAVWSGGSFVYVPEDTTVEMPVQAYFRMNSEGMGQFEHTLIVAEENSEVHYIEGCSAPKYSAFNLHCGGVEVFVGENAHVQYSTVQNWSKNTYNLNTKRAIAEKNGRMEWISGSMGSKATMLYPSTMLKGRGASDNHITIAFAGEGQNIDTGAKVYHNAPETKSTIESKSISKDGGRTNYRGLVHIADGAENSSTAVECDALMFDNESTSDTMPYMEINESKVDVAHEATVGKIGDEDVFYLQSRGLDDDDAKQMIVSGFIEPITEELPIEYAVELNRLVELEMEGSLG; from the coding sequence CCGAGGACAAGGACGAACCGGACTGGATGCTGGAGCGGCGCCTGCGTGCGCTCCAGCAGTTCCACGAGATGCCGATGCCGACGGACTGGCCGGGTCAGCCGGACCTCTCCGAGGTGGACGTGGACGAGATCGTCCCGTACATCCGGCCGGACGTCGAAGCCCGCGGCGGCGCGGAGAACTGGGAGGATCTCCCGGAGGAGATCCAGGACACCTTCGACAAGCTGGGAATCCCGGAGGCGGAGAAGAACGCCCTCTCGGGAGTCGGTGCTCAGTACGAGTCGGAGGTCGTCTACCAGAACATGCAGGAGCGCTGGGAGGACAAGGGCGTCATCTTCTGTGACATGGACAAGGCGGTCCAGGAGCACGAGGAGATCGTCCGCGAGCACTTCATGACGAAGGCAGTGCCGCCCAGCGACAACAAGTTCGCCGCGCTGCACGGCGCCGTGTGGTCCGGCGGGTCGTTCGTCTACGTCCCGGAGGACACGACGGTGGAGATGCCGGTGCAGGCGTACTTCCGGATGAACTCCGAGGGGATGGGCCAGTTCGAGCACACGCTCATCGTCGCCGAGGAGAACTCCGAGGTGCACTACATCGAGGGCTGTTCCGCGCCGAAGTACTCGGCGTTCAACCTCCACTGTGGTGGTGTCGAGGTGTTCGTCGGCGAGAACGCCCACGTCCAGTACTCCACGGTCCAGAACTGGTCGAAGAACACGTACAACCTGAACACGAAGCGCGCCATCGCCGAGAAGAACGGCCGGATGGAGTGGATCTCCGGTTCGATGGGGTCGAAGGCGACGATGCTGTACCCGTCGACCATGCTGAAGGGTCGCGGCGCCTCCGACAACCACATCACCATCGCCTTCGCGGGCGAGGGGCAGAACATCGACACCGGGGCGAAGGTGTACCACAACGCGCCGGAGACGAAGTCGACCATCGAGTCGAAGTCGATCAGCAAGGACGGCGGCCGCACGAACTACCGCGGGCTCGTCCACATCGCCGACGGCGCCGAGAACTCCTCGACGGCCGTCGAGTGTGACGCGCTGATGTTCGACAACGAGTCCACCTCCGACACCATGCCGTACATGGAGATCAACGAGTCGAAGGTGGACGTGGCCCACGAGGCGACCGTCGGCAAGATCGGCGACGAGGACGTGTTCTACCTCCAGTCGCGTGGTCTCGACGACGACGACGCCAAGCAGATGATCGTGAGCGGCTTCATCGAGCCGATCACGGAGGAGCTGCCCATCGAGTACGCGGTGGAGCTCAACCGGCTCGTGGAGCTGGAGATGGAAGGGAGCCTCGGGTAA